In Prunus dulcis chromosome 1, ALMONDv2, whole genome shotgun sequence, the following are encoded in one genomic region:
- the LOC117625497 gene encoding protein trichome birefringence-like 5 isoform X1, with translation MAVASNSSTQKKRYTVTALVFITLFLFTIFLFSKRALEPSLSLYKNPFPQIPSSSSSSSSLPNSNLSLPNSTSTERVEVDPPSSSGSNYQLPLLHSISAQPLDPPTQQPVSSNSQTEEPTEFNDETEQDPGRENENPFGEMGETGCDLYLGTWVKDEHYPLYKPSSCPYVDEAFDCQSNGRSDSEYLKWRWKPEGCDLPRFNATDFLVRLRGKRLMLVGDSMNRNQFESILCLLREGLHNKSRMHEIHGHKITKGRGYYVFKFEDYDCTVEFVRSHFLVKEGVRINGQGSSNPTLSIDQIDKTAKRWKRADILVFNTGHWWTHGKTARGKNYYKEGDYLYPKFDASEAYRRALRTWASWIDRNVNPSKQLIFYRGYSSAHFRGGDWDSGGSCNGEKEPVLNGAILDNYPLKMKIVDEVIKEMRVPVKLLNVTRLTNFRKDGHPSIYGKNATAGKKVSTRKQDCSHWCLPGVPDAWNELIYATLVIQQTKSKSKNS, from the exons ATGGCAGTGGCTTCCAATTCCTCAACCCAGAAGAAGCGTTACACTGTCACCGCTCTCGTCTTCATCaccctctttctcttcaccATCTTCCTCTTCAGCAAACGAGCTCTTgagccttctctctctctctacaaaaATCCCTTTCCCCAAAtcccctcttcttcttcttcttcttcctcgctTCCAAATTCCAACCTCTCCCTGCCCAACTCCACATCTACAGAAAGAGTAGAAGTGGACCCACCTTCTTCTTCAGGCAGTAATTACCAACTGCCCTTGCTCCATTCTATCTCTGCACAGCCATTGGACCCACCAACCCAACAACCCGTTTCATCCAATTCACAAACTGAAGAGCCAACGGAGTTCAATGATGAAACTGAGCAAGACCCAGGTCgtgaaaatgaaaacccatttggtgaaatgGGTGAAACTGGGTGTGATTTGTATCTGGGGACTTGGGTGAAGGATGAGCATTACCCGCTTTATAAACCCAGTTCTTGCCCTTATGTTGATGAAGCTTTTGATTGCCAAAGCAATGGGAGGAGTGACTCTGAGTATCTCAAATGGCGGTGGAAGCCTGAGGGCTGTGATCTTCCAAG GTTTAATGCAACAGACTTCTTGGTGAGACTACGTGGTAAAAGATTGATGCTGGTAGGAGATTCCATGAACCGGAACCAGTTCGAGTCAATCCTTTGCCTCCTCCGCGAAGGCTTGCATAATAAGAGCAGAATGCATGAAATTCACGGCCACAAAATAACTAAGGGAAGAGGCTACTATGTTTTTAAATTCGAG GACTATGACTGTACAGTGGAATTTGTGAGGTCACATTTCCTCGTAAAGGAAGGAGTCCGCATTAATGGTCAAGGGAGTTCAAATCCAACTCTTTCGATAGATCAAATTGATAAGACAGCTAAACGTTGGAAAAGAGCTGACATTCTTGTCTTTAATACTGGCCATTGGTGGACTCATGGAAAGACTGCTCGTGG GAAAAACTACTATAAAGAGGGAGATTATCTTTATCCAAAGTTTGATGCATCGGAGGCCTATAGAAGGGCTCTGAGGACCTGGGCTAGCTGGATTGATCGTAATGTTAATCCATCAAAGCAGTTGATCTTCTATCGTGGGTACTCTTCTGCCCATTTCAG AGGAGGAGATTGGGATTCAGGTGGATCATGCAATGGGGAAAAAGAACCAGTCTTAAATGGGGCCATACTTGATAACTatcctttgaaaatgaagatagTGGATGAAGTAATCAAAGAAATGCGGGTTCCTGTGAAACTTTTGAATGTGACAAGGTTGACCAATTTCCGCAAGGATGGCCATCCATCAATCTACGGAAAGAATGCAACTGCTGGCAAAAAAGTTTCCACAAGGAAGCAAGACTGTAGCCATTGGTGCCTTCCTGGGGTCCCTGATGCCTGGAATGAGCTTATCTATGCCACCTTGGTTATTCAGCAGACCAAATCAAAGAGTAAAAATTCATAG
- the LOC117625497 gene encoding protein trichome birefringence-like 5 isoform X2: protein MSITRFINPVLALMLMKLLIAKAMGGVTLSISNGGGSLRAVIFQDFLVRLRGKRLMLVGDSMNRNQFESILCLLREGLHNKSRMHEIHGHKITKGRGYYVFKFEDYDCTVEFVRSHFLVKEGVRINGQGSSNPTLSIDQIDKTAKRWKRADILVFNTGHWWTHGKTARGKNYYKEGDYLYPKFDASEAYRRALRTWASWIDRNVNPSKQLIFYRGYSSAHFRGGDWDSGGSCNGEKEPVLNGAILDNYPLKMKIVDEVIKEMRVPVKLLNVTRLTNFRKDGHPSIYGKNATAGKKVSTRKQDCSHWCLPGVPDAWNELIYATLVIQQTKSKSKNS from the exons ATGAGCATTACCCGCTTTATAAACCCAGTTCTTGCCCTTATGTTGATGAAGCTTTTGATTGCCAAAGCAATGGGAGGAGTGACTCTGAGTATCTCAAATGGCGGTGGAAGCCTGAGGGCTGTGATCTTCCAAG ACTTCTTGGTGAGACTACGTGGTAAAAGATTGATGCTGGTAGGAGATTCCATGAACCGGAACCAGTTCGAGTCAATCCTTTGCCTCCTCCGCGAAGGCTTGCATAATAAGAGCAGAATGCATGAAATTCACGGCCACAAAATAACTAAGGGAAGAGGCTACTATGTTTTTAAATTCGAG GACTATGACTGTACAGTGGAATTTGTGAGGTCACATTTCCTCGTAAAGGAAGGAGTCCGCATTAATGGTCAAGGGAGTTCAAATCCAACTCTTTCGATAGATCAAATTGATAAGACAGCTAAACGTTGGAAAAGAGCTGACATTCTTGTCTTTAATACTGGCCATTGGTGGACTCATGGAAAGACTGCTCGTGG GAAAAACTACTATAAAGAGGGAGATTATCTTTATCCAAAGTTTGATGCATCGGAGGCCTATAGAAGGGCTCTGAGGACCTGGGCTAGCTGGATTGATCGTAATGTTAATCCATCAAAGCAGTTGATCTTCTATCGTGGGTACTCTTCTGCCCATTTCAG AGGAGGAGATTGGGATTCAGGTGGATCATGCAATGGGGAAAAAGAACCAGTCTTAAATGGGGCCATACTTGATAACTatcctttgaaaatgaagatagTGGATGAAGTAATCAAAGAAATGCGGGTTCCTGTGAAACTTTTGAATGTGACAAGGTTGACCAATTTCCGCAAGGATGGCCATCCATCAATCTACGGAAAGAATGCAACTGCTGGCAAAAAAGTTTCCACAAGGAAGCAAGACTGTAGCCATTGGTGCCTTCCTGGGGTCCCTGATGCCTGGAATGAGCTTATCTATGCCACCTTGGTTATTCAGCAGACCAAATCAAAGAGTAAAAATTCATAG